A single genomic interval of Vulpes vulpes isolate BD-2025 chromosome 3, VulVul3, whole genome shotgun sequence harbors:
- the LOC112929349 gene encoding integrin alpha-D-like isoform X1, which translates to MRCSTMAFRIMLLLGVLASYHGFNLDVEEPMVFQENGAGFGQSVAQLGGSRLVVGAPLEVVAVNQTGRLYDCVAATGLCQPIPLHTPPDAVNMSLGLSLSASTSRPWLLACGPTMHRACGENMHAEGFCLLLDSHLQTIWTVPAALPECPSQGMDIVFLIDGSGSIYESSFKQMKDFVKAVMGHFEGTNTLFSLIQYSHLLKIHFTFTQFQNSWNPLSLVDPIVQLKGLTYTATGIRKVVEELFHSKNGARKSAKKVLIVITDGRKYRDPLEYSDVIPQAERAGIIRYAIGVCPLPHVSLGLRLHLTREERLAGSSSAASLPQVGDAFWNPTAKQELDNIGSEPAQDHVFRVDNFAALSSIQEQLQEKIFALEGTQSTTSSSFQHEMSQEGFSSVLTMDGPVLGAVGSFSWSGGAFLYPPKTSPTFINISQENVDMRDSYLGYSAELAFWKGVQSLILGAPRHQHTGKVVIFTQASEQWRPKAEVSGTQIGSYFGASLCTVDVDRDGNTDLVLIGAPNYYEPTQGGQVSVCPLPQGRAKWQCEVILRGEQGHPWGRFGAALTLLGDVNGDKLTDVAIGAPGEQENRGAVYLFHGTSGLGISPSHSQRIAGSQLSPTLQYFGQSLSGGQDLTHDGLVDLAVGAQGQVLLLRSQPVLNVGVTMRFTPSEVAKAVHQCWEEVPSALEAGNATVCFTIQKSSLDQLGDVQSSVRYDLALDPGRLISRAIFDETKNWTLTRRKTLGMGDYCETIKLLLPDCVEDVVSPIILRLNLSLVGEPIPSAQNLRPVLAVGSQDLFTASLPFEKNCGQDHFCEGDLSVNLSFSSLQTLVVGSSLELNVTVTLWNEGEDSYGTVIHFYYPAGLSYRRVLGTQQPHQRPLRLACEAVPTGNEGLRSSSCSINHPIFHEGTKGIFIVTFDVSYKATLGNKLLLRANASSENNKPSTSKTTSQLELPVKYAVYMVISRQEDSTKYFNFSTSDEKSKKEAEHRYRVNNLSQRDVAISINVWVPILLNGVAVWHVPLLNHSQSLTCVSEREPPQDPDFLTQIPGSLVLNCSIADCLKIHCDLPSVGIQEELEFTLKGNLNFGWVSQTLQKKVLVVSVAEITFNRSVYSQLPGQEAFLRAQMETVLEKYEVYNPIPIIAGSSVGGLLLLALITAILYKVGFFKRQYKEMMAEANGQVAPENGTSDPQVAQ; encoded by the exons ATGCGGTGCTCAACAATGGCTTTTAGGATTATGCTCCTCCTGGGTG TCCTGGCTTCTTATCATGGATTCAACTTGGATGTGGAGGAGCCCATGGTCTTTCAAGAGAATGGAGCTGGCTTTGGACAGAGCGTGGCCCAGCTTGGCGGATCTAG ACTCGTGGTGGGAGCCCCCCTGGAGGTGGTGGCGGTCAACCAAACAGGAAGGTTGTATGACTGTGTGGCTGCCACTGGCCTATGTCAACCCATACCACTGCACA CACCCCCAGATGCTGTGAACATGTCCCTGGGTCTGTCCCTGTCAGCCTCCACCAGTCGCCCCTGGCTGCTG GCCTGTGGCCCAACCATGCACAGAGCCTGTGGGGAGAATATGCATGCAGAAGGCTTTTGCCTCCTGTTGGACTCCCATCTGCAGACCATTTGGACAGTACCTGCTGCACTACCTG AGTGTCCAAGTCAAGGGATGGACATTGTCTTCCTGATTGATGGTTCTGGCAGCATTTATGAAAGTAGCTTCAAGCAGATGAAGGACTTTGTGAAGGCTGTGATGGGACATTTTGAGGGCACCAACACCCTG TTCTCACTGATACAGTACTCCCACCTCCTGAAGATCCACTTCACCTTCACGCAATTCCAGAACAGCTGGAACCCTCTGAGCCTAGTGGATCCCATTGTCCAGCTGAAAGGCCTGACATATACAGCCACGGGCATCCGGAAAGTGGT GGAAGAACTGTTTCATAGTAAGAATGGGGCCCGTAAAAGTGCCAAGAAGGTCCTCATTGTCATCACAGATGGGCGGAAATACAGAGACCCCCTGGAGTACAGCGACGTCATCCCCCAGGCAGAGAGAGCTGGCATCATCCGCTATGCCATTGGGGTATGTCCTCTTCCTCATGTCTCCCTCGGACTCAGGCTGCACCTCACCAGGGAAGAAAGGCTGGCGGGCTCCTCCTCAGCGGCCTCTCTGCCACAGGTGGGAGATGCTTTCTGGAACCCCACTGCCAAGCAGGAGCTGGACAACATTGGCTCAGAGCCGGCTCAGGACCATGTGTTCAGGGTGGACAACTTTGCAGCACTTAGCAGCATCCAGGAGCAGCTGCAGGAGAAGATCTTTGCACTCGAAG GAACCCAGTCGACGACAAGCAGCTCTTTCCAACATGAGATGTCACAAGAAGGCTTCAGTTCAGTACTCACAATG GATGGACCAGTTCTGGGGGCTGTGGGGAGCTTCAGCTGGTCTGGAGGTGCCTTCCTGTACCCTCCAAAGACGAGCCCCACTTTCATCAACATATCTCAAGAGAATGTGGACATGAGGGACTCTTACCTGG GTTACTCCGCTGAGCTGGCCTTTTGGAAGGGAGtacagagcctgatcctgggggcccCCCGCCATCAGCACACCGGGAAGGTTGTCATCTTCACTCAGGCATCTGAGCAATGGAGGCCAAAGGCTGAAGTCTCAGGGACCCAG ATTGGCTCCTACTTTGGGGCCTCCCTCTGCACAGTGGATGTGGATAGAGATGGCAACACTGACCTCGTCCTCATCGGGGCTCCCAATTACTACGAGCCGACCCAGGGGGGCCAGGTGTCTGTGTGCCCCTTGCCCCAGGGG AGGGCGAAGTGGCAGTGTGAGGTCATTCTCCGTGGAGAGCAAGGCCACCCCTGGGGCCGTTTTGGGGCAGCCCTGACACTGCTGGGCGATGTGAATGGGGACAAGCTGACAGACGTGGCCATCGGAGCGCCAGGAGAGCAGGAGAACCGAGGTGCTGTCTACCTATTTCATGGAACCTCAGGACTGGGCATCAGCCCCTCACACAGCCAG CGGATTGCAGGCTCCCAGCTCTCCCCTACACTCCAGTACTTTGGGCAGTCGCTGAGTGGGGGTCAGGACCTCACCCACGATGGACTGGTGGACCTGGCTGTGGGGGCCCAGGGACAGGTGCTGCTGCTCAG GAGTCAGCCGGTGCTGAATGTGGGAGTGACCATGAGATTCACGCCCTCGGAGGTGGCAAAGGCTGTGCACCAGTGCTGGGAAGAGGTGCCCTCCGCCCTGGAAGCTGGGAATGCCACAGTCTGTTTCACTATCCAGAAAAGCTCACTGGACCAGCTAG GTGATGTGCAAAGCTCTGTCAGGTATGACCTGGCATTAGACCCAGGCCGTCTGATTTCTCGTGCCATTTTTGATGAGACCAAGAACTGGACTTTGACTCGAAGAAAAACCCTGGGGATGGGAGATTACTGTGAAACCATTAAGCTGCTTTTACCA GACTGTGTGGAGGACGTGGTGAGTCCCATCATCCTACGCCTCAACTTATCCTTGGTTGGGGAGCCCATCCCCTCAGCTCAGAACCTTCGCCCTGTGCTGGCTGTGGGCTCACAGGACCTCTTCACTGCCTCT CTCCCCTTTGAGAAGAACTGTGGACAAGATCACTTCTGCGAGGGGGACCTGAGTGTCAATCTCAGCTTCTCAAG cctgcaGACCCTGGTGGTAGGGAGCTCCTTGGAGCTCAATGTGACAGTGACTCTGTGGAATGAGGGTGAGGATTCCTATGGAACTGTGATCCACTTCTACTACCCAGCGGGGCTGTCCTATCGAAGAGTGTTAGGAACCCAG CAACCCCATCAGCGCCCACTGCGCTTGGCATGTGAGGCTGTGCCCACTGGGAATGAGGGCCTGAGGAGCAGCAGCTGTAGCATCAACCATCCCATCTTCCATGAGGGCACTAAG gGCATCTTCATAGTCACATTTGACGTTTCCTACAAGGCCACTCTGGGCAACAAGTTGCTCCTGAGGGCTAATGCAAGCAG tgAGAATAATAAGCCTTCAACCAGCAAGACCACCTCTCAGCTGGAGCTCCCAGTGAAATATGCTGTCTACATGGTGATCAGCAG gcaGGAAGACTCTACCAAGTACTTCAACTTTTCAACTTCTGATGAGAAGAGCAAGAAAGAAGCTGAGCATCGGTATCGT GTGAATAATCTGAGTCAGCGAGATGTGGCCATCAGCATTAATGTCTGGGTTCCTATCCTGTTGAATGGTGTGGCTGTGTGGCATGTGCCTTTGCTGAACCACTCACAG AGTCTCACTTGTGTGTCGGAGAGGGAACCTCCTCAGGATCCTGACTTCCTGACCCAGATCCCAGGGAGTCTTGTATTG AACTGCTCCATTGCTGACTGCCTGAAGATCCACTGTGACCTCCCTTCCGTTGGCATCCAGGAGGAACTTGAGTTCACCCTGAAGGGCAACCTCAACTTTGGCTGGGTCAGCCAG ACATTGCAGAAGAAGGTATTGGTCGTGAGTGTGGCTGAAATCACGTTCAACAGATCTGTGTATTCTCAGCTTCCAGGACAAGAGGCATTCTTGAGAGCTCAG ATGGAGACGGTGCTGGAGAAGTATGAGGTCTACAACCCCATCCCCATTATTGCCGGAAGCTCTGTGGGAGGACTGCTGCTGTTGGCCCTCATCACAGCCATCCTGTACAAG GTTGGCTTCTTCAAACGTCAGTATAAGGAAATGATGGCTGAAGCAAATGGACAGGTTGCCCCGGAAAATGGGACATCAGATCCTCAAGTTGCCCAATAA
- the LOC112929349 gene encoding integrin alpha-D-like isoform X2 codes for MRCSTMAFRIMLLLGVLASYHGFNLDVEEPMVFQENGAGFGQSVAQLGGSRLVVGAPLEVVAVNQTGRLYDCVAATGLCQPIPLHTPPDAVNMSLGLSLSASTSRPWLLACGPTMHRACGENMHAEGFCLLLDSHLQTIWTVPAALPECPSQGMDIVFLIDGSGSIYESSFKQMKDFVKAVMGHFEGTNTLFSLIQYSHLLKIHFTFTQFQNSWNPLSLVDPIVQLKGLTYTATGIRKVVEELFHSKNGARKSAKKVLIVITDGRKYRDPLEYSDVIPQAERAGIIRYAIGVGDAFWNPTAKQELDNIGSEPAQDHVFRVDNFAALSSIQEQLQEKIFALEGTQSTTSSSFQHEMSQEGFSSVLTMDGPVLGAVGSFSWSGGAFLYPPKTSPTFINISQENVDMRDSYLGYSAELAFWKGVQSLILGAPRHQHTGKVVIFTQASEQWRPKAEVSGTQIGSYFGASLCTVDVDRDGNTDLVLIGAPNYYEPTQGGQVSVCPLPQGRAKWQCEVILRGEQGHPWGRFGAALTLLGDVNGDKLTDVAIGAPGEQENRGAVYLFHGTSGLGISPSHSQRIAGSQLSPTLQYFGQSLSGGQDLTHDGLVDLAVGAQGQVLLLRSQPVLNVGVTMRFTPSEVAKAVHQCWEEVPSALEAGNATVCFTIQKSSLDQLGDVQSSVRYDLALDPGRLISRAIFDETKNWTLTRRKTLGMGDYCETIKLLLPDCVEDVVSPIILRLNLSLVGEPIPSAQNLRPVLAVGSQDLFTASLPFEKNCGQDHFCEGDLSVNLSFSSLQTLVVGSSLELNVTVTLWNEGEDSYGTVIHFYYPAGLSYRRVLGTQQPHQRPLRLACEAVPTGNEGLRSSSCSINHPIFHEGTKGIFIVTFDVSYKATLGNKLLLRANASSENNKPSTSKTTSQLELPVKYAVYMVISRQEDSTKYFNFSTSDEKSKKEAEHRYRVNNLSQRDVAISINVWVPILLNGVAVWHVPLLNHSQSLTCVSEREPPQDPDFLTQIPGSLVLNCSIADCLKIHCDLPSVGIQEELEFTLKGNLNFGWVSQTLQKKVLVVSVAEITFNRSVYSQLPGQEAFLRAQMETVLEKYEVYNPIPIIAGSSVGGLLLLALITAILYKVGFFKRQYKEMMAEANGQVAPENGTSDPQVAQ; via the exons ATGCGGTGCTCAACAATGGCTTTTAGGATTATGCTCCTCCTGGGTG TCCTGGCTTCTTATCATGGATTCAACTTGGATGTGGAGGAGCCCATGGTCTTTCAAGAGAATGGAGCTGGCTTTGGACAGAGCGTGGCCCAGCTTGGCGGATCTAG ACTCGTGGTGGGAGCCCCCCTGGAGGTGGTGGCGGTCAACCAAACAGGAAGGTTGTATGACTGTGTGGCTGCCACTGGCCTATGTCAACCCATACCACTGCACA CACCCCCAGATGCTGTGAACATGTCCCTGGGTCTGTCCCTGTCAGCCTCCACCAGTCGCCCCTGGCTGCTG GCCTGTGGCCCAACCATGCACAGAGCCTGTGGGGAGAATATGCATGCAGAAGGCTTTTGCCTCCTGTTGGACTCCCATCTGCAGACCATTTGGACAGTACCTGCTGCACTACCTG AGTGTCCAAGTCAAGGGATGGACATTGTCTTCCTGATTGATGGTTCTGGCAGCATTTATGAAAGTAGCTTCAAGCAGATGAAGGACTTTGTGAAGGCTGTGATGGGACATTTTGAGGGCACCAACACCCTG TTCTCACTGATACAGTACTCCCACCTCCTGAAGATCCACTTCACCTTCACGCAATTCCAGAACAGCTGGAACCCTCTGAGCCTAGTGGATCCCATTGTCCAGCTGAAAGGCCTGACATATACAGCCACGGGCATCCGGAAAGTGGT GGAAGAACTGTTTCATAGTAAGAATGGGGCCCGTAAAAGTGCCAAGAAGGTCCTCATTGTCATCACAGATGGGCGGAAATACAGAGACCCCCTGGAGTACAGCGACGTCATCCCCCAGGCAGAGAGAGCTGGCATCATCCGCTATGCCATTGGG GTGGGAGATGCTTTCTGGAACCCCACTGCCAAGCAGGAGCTGGACAACATTGGCTCAGAGCCGGCTCAGGACCATGTGTTCAGGGTGGACAACTTTGCAGCACTTAGCAGCATCCAGGAGCAGCTGCAGGAGAAGATCTTTGCACTCGAAG GAACCCAGTCGACGACAAGCAGCTCTTTCCAACATGAGATGTCACAAGAAGGCTTCAGTTCAGTACTCACAATG GATGGACCAGTTCTGGGGGCTGTGGGGAGCTTCAGCTGGTCTGGAGGTGCCTTCCTGTACCCTCCAAAGACGAGCCCCACTTTCATCAACATATCTCAAGAGAATGTGGACATGAGGGACTCTTACCTGG GTTACTCCGCTGAGCTGGCCTTTTGGAAGGGAGtacagagcctgatcctgggggcccCCCGCCATCAGCACACCGGGAAGGTTGTCATCTTCACTCAGGCATCTGAGCAATGGAGGCCAAAGGCTGAAGTCTCAGGGACCCAG ATTGGCTCCTACTTTGGGGCCTCCCTCTGCACAGTGGATGTGGATAGAGATGGCAACACTGACCTCGTCCTCATCGGGGCTCCCAATTACTACGAGCCGACCCAGGGGGGCCAGGTGTCTGTGTGCCCCTTGCCCCAGGGG AGGGCGAAGTGGCAGTGTGAGGTCATTCTCCGTGGAGAGCAAGGCCACCCCTGGGGCCGTTTTGGGGCAGCCCTGACACTGCTGGGCGATGTGAATGGGGACAAGCTGACAGACGTGGCCATCGGAGCGCCAGGAGAGCAGGAGAACCGAGGTGCTGTCTACCTATTTCATGGAACCTCAGGACTGGGCATCAGCCCCTCACACAGCCAG CGGATTGCAGGCTCCCAGCTCTCCCCTACACTCCAGTACTTTGGGCAGTCGCTGAGTGGGGGTCAGGACCTCACCCACGATGGACTGGTGGACCTGGCTGTGGGGGCCCAGGGACAGGTGCTGCTGCTCAG GAGTCAGCCGGTGCTGAATGTGGGAGTGACCATGAGATTCACGCCCTCGGAGGTGGCAAAGGCTGTGCACCAGTGCTGGGAAGAGGTGCCCTCCGCCCTGGAAGCTGGGAATGCCACAGTCTGTTTCACTATCCAGAAAAGCTCACTGGACCAGCTAG GTGATGTGCAAAGCTCTGTCAGGTATGACCTGGCATTAGACCCAGGCCGTCTGATTTCTCGTGCCATTTTTGATGAGACCAAGAACTGGACTTTGACTCGAAGAAAAACCCTGGGGATGGGAGATTACTGTGAAACCATTAAGCTGCTTTTACCA GACTGTGTGGAGGACGTGGTGAGTCCCATCATCCTACGCCTCAACTTATCCTTGGTTGGGGAGCCCATCCCCTCAGCTCAGAACCTTCGCCCTGTGCTGGCTGTGGGCTCACAGGACCTCTTCACTGCCTCT CTCCCCTTTGAGAAGAACTGTGGACAAGATCACTTCTGCGAGGGGGACCTGAGTGTCAATCTCAGCTTCTCAAG cctgcaGACCCTGGTGGTAGGGAGCTCCTTGGAGCTCAATGTGACAGTGACTCTGTGGAATGAGGGTGAGGATTCCTATGGAACTGTGATCCACTTCTACTACCCAGCGGGGCTGTCCTATCGAAGAGTGTTAGGAACCCAG CAACCCCATCAGCGCCCACTGCGCTTGGCATGTGAGGCTGTGCCCACTGGGAATGAGGGCCTGAGGAGCAGCAGCTGTAGCATCAACCATCCCATCTTCCATGAGGGCACTAAG gGCATCTTCATAGTCACATTTGACGTTTCCTACAAGGCCACTCTGGGCAACAAGTTGCTCCTGAGGGCTAATGCAAGCAG tgAGAATAATAAGCCTTCAACCAGCAAGACCACCTCTCAGCTGGAGCTCCCAGTGAAATATGCTGTCTACATGGTGATCAGCAG gcaGGAAGACTCTACCAAGTACTTCAACTTTTCAACTTCTGATGAGAAGAGCAAGAAAGAAGCTGAGCATCGGTATCGT GTGAATAATCTGAGTCAGCGAGATGTGGCCATCAGCATTAATGTCTGGGTTCCTATCCTGTTGAATGGTGTGGCTGTGTGGCATGTGCCTTTGCTGAACCACTCACAG AGTCTCACTTGTGTGTCGGAGAGGGAACCTCCTCAGGATCCTGACTTCCTGACCCAGATCCCAGGGAGTCTTGTATTG AACTGCTCCATTGCTGACTGCCTGAAGATCCACTGTGACCTCCCTTCCGTTGGCATCCAGGAGGAACTTGAGTTCACCCTGAAGGGCAACCTCAACTTTGGCTGGGTCAGCCAG ACATTGCAGAAGAAGGTATTGGTCGTGAGTGTGGCTGAAATCACGTTCAACAGATCTGTGTATTCTCAGCTTCCAGGACAAGAGGCATTCTTGAGAGCTCAG ATGGAGACGGTGCTGGAGAAGTATGAGGTCTACAACCCCATCCCCATTATTGCCGGAAGCTCTGTGGGAGGACTGCTGCTGTTGGCCCTCATCACAGCCATCCTGTACAAG GTTGGCTTCTTCAAACGTCAGTATAAGGAAATGATGGCTGAAGCAAATGGACAGGTTGCCCCGGAAAATGGGACATCAGATCCTCAAGTTGCCCAATAA